ACCGTCGAGGGATGAAACGGTGACGTGCTTGAAAGGCTTACCGAGTTTTGCAAGCAAAAGCCGTGGCTTATAGCAATTTCCGGAATCTGGCTGTGAATAGATCGTGAGCATTTGCGTCTCCTGTACCGGTATAACATGTCCGTCAGACTGAAAGCTGTCCAATCAGTTTCATTGAACGAATATGTGCGGATCTCTGATGGATCAGAACTTTTCAGCAACACAATCGCGCGAGAAACCGGAATTTCTTGCGAAAATGCAAAGCTTTTGTTGCGATTCGTGCGCCGATGCGACATAGAAAGTCCGCAAAACCGGACCGTGCCCGGTGCCGGTTATCTGATCCTGCCATCTATGGAGATCTATCATGGCATTTCTCGCCGACGCCCTTTCTCGTGTAAAGCCATCTGCAACCATCGCGGTCAGCCAGAAAGCACGTGAACTGAAAGCCAAGGGCAAGGACGTGATTGGTCTCGGAGCGGGCGAACCCGATTTCGACACACCAGACAATATCAAGAAGGCTGCCATCGACGCGATCAATCGCGGCGAAACCAAGTACACGCCAGTTGCTGGTATTCCTGAGCTGCGTCAGGCCATCGTTGCTAAGTTCAAGCGCGAAAATGGCCTCGACTATAAGCCGGAACAGGTCATCGTCGGAACCGGCGGCAAGCAAATCCTGTTCAATGCTTTCATGGCGACGCTGAACCCAGGCGATGAAGTGATCGTCCCAGCCCCTTACTGGGTAAGCTACCCGGAAATGGTTGCGATCAACGGTGGCACCCCAGTTTTCATCAACACGAAGATTGAAGACAACTTCAAGCTGACCGCTGCTGATCTCGAAAAAGCGATCACGCCTAAGACCAAGTGGCTGATCTTCAACTCGCCATCCAACCCAACCGGCTCGGCATACAGTGAAGCAGAACTGAAGGCGCTGACCGACGTTCTCGTCCGTCATCCGCAGGTCTGGATCCTCACCGACGACATGTATGAACATCTCGTCTATGGCGATTTCGTCTTCACGACGCCTGCACAGGTTGAACCTTCGCTCTATGATCGTACGCTCACCATGAACGGCGTATCGAAGGCCTATGCAATGACCGGCTGGCGTATTGGTTATGCCGCAGGCCCGCTACAGCTCATCAAGGCTATGGACATGGTGCAGGGTCAGCAGACCTCCGGCGCTTGCTCCATCGCTCAGTGGGCAGCTGTTGAAGCGCTCAACGGCACACAGGACTTCATTCCGGAAAACAAGAAGATCTTCCAGGCTCGCCGCGATCTGGTCGTATCGATGCTCAATCAGGCAACCGGCATTCATTGCCCAACGCCAGAAGGTGCATTCTACGTTTACCCATCCTGTGCAGGCCTGATCGGCAAGAAGACTGAAGCTGGCAAAGTCATCGAAACCGACGAAGACTTCGTAACTGAGCTGCTCGAAGCAGAAGGCGTTGCAGTCGTTCATGGTTCGGCTTTCGGCCTTGGACCAAACTTCCGCATTTCTTATGCGACATCCGACGAACTGCTTGAAGAAGCCTGCTCACGCATTCAGCGCTTCTGCGCAAGCCTGCGTTAAAAGCTAAAAATACAAATGACGAAGGGGCCGAAAGGCCCCTTTTTCGTATCTTCACCTCAAGAGAAAAACCAAGATCTGGCGAAAAGCCAAAAAAAAAGCCAGACAAATGTCTGGCTTTGAGTTTTGAAGGTGCCTTAAAGGCAAACCTCCAGAGGGGAACACTCAGCGCGCGCAAATGGGAGGAGGAAACGCAGCGCTGAGATGACTTATATATGCCTTGTGCTCATTGTTTTTGCAATGCAACTTTAGCGCAATACAGCTATGCGTTTTTTGCATGGCTAGAAAATCAATAAAAAGTCAATATATTCATAGTGTTAGAGATTAACCACTTATCCGACTTTCTTAACTGGCTATTATAGAGCCGCCCAAACAGAAGGCATAGCCGAACAATCACTGCCTCTAAAAATAGCAAATCACTTCCGTAAATCGCAAGCATCCGCCGCTGTCATGAAACTATCATGGCACTGAATCTGACTTGTCACAGAAGAGGCATAGAAGCCCTCGCAAGGCCGCAGCCATCCTTTTTGAATGCCGAAACGGCACATGCTGCAGCGCACCCCTTATCCAACAAGGAGCGCCATCTTGCGTATCGTCCAGATTACCGACACCCATCTCAGCCCGACCAAGTCGCACTTCAACAGCAATTGGGCACCCCTTGTTGCGTGGATTGAAGAACAAAAGCCGGATCTCATCATTCACACCGGCGACCTGACGGTTGACGGTGCAGATATGGAAGCGGATCTCGCTTTCTGCCGCGAACGTATCGCCGAACTTACCGCCCCTGTGCTGAGCCTTCCCGGTAATCACGACATCGGCCACCTGCCCGGCAGCCATCAACCTGTCAACATACAGCGCCTGAAGCGTTGGCGCGATCATTTCGGTCCAGATTACTGGGCTAAAGATCTCGGCGACTGGCGCATCATTGGGCTTAACAGCCTGATTATCGGTGCCGACTCCGCAGAGGAAGAAGAACAGTTCCAATGGCTTGAGGCAGAGCTGAATAACAGCGATGGCAAGCCTGTTGCTATTTTTGCGCATAAGCCGGTTTTCGTCGATCAGCCAGATGAAGGGGACACGGGCTACTGGGGTATTCGACCCGCTCCACGTCAGCGCCTCTACGATCTGTTTGCCGCCAATAATGTAAAGCTTCATGCAAGCGGCCATCTTCACCGCGCATGGGCTGGGGAAGCTTATGGTACAAGCTATATCTGGGCACCGGCAGCAGCATTCATAGTGGGTGCCATGGAACGTGACCTGCCCGGTGAGCGTATTCTGGGAGCAGCTATCCACGACCTCGGCGAAACAGTAAAAAGTGAAATCGTCCGTATTGAAGAGCTTACACCTTACGTCATTGATGATGTTGTGCATGAAGTCTATCCGCATCACACCGGCGATGGTGAGGCGGAAAAGCTTGCTGAGGAGGCTACTCAGTGAGCACGCTTGTCCTTCGCGATATCAGCAAGTCTTACGGCAACAATCAGATCCTTGACGGTATTTCCATTGATGCCGCAGAAGGCGAGTTTATTGCACTCGTGGGTCCGTCAGGTTGTGGCAAGAGCACGTTGCTGCGCATTCTTGCAGGCCTTGATCACGCCGATGAAGGCAGCATTGCCATTGCCGGACGCGATATCACAGGCGCCCATCCTGCTGACCGCAACATGGCGATGGTCTTTCAATCCTATGCACTTTATCCGCATTTAACGGCCGCGCAGAACATCGCGGTTCCTCTTGCCATGCGCGATATGACCACTCTGGAACGCTTTCCACTGGTCGGCGTACTCGTTCCGGGGCAACGCAAGAAGCGAGCAACCATCCAAAAGCAGGTCAAAGCGACAGCGACCAGCCTTAAAATCGATCATCTGCTTGATCGCAAGCCGGGCCAAATGTCGGGTGGCCAGCGCCAGCGTGTTGCGCTTGCCCGTGCTCTTGTCCGTCAGCCCGGCGCGTTTCTAATGGATGAGCCGCTGTCCAACCTCGACGCCAATCTGCGTGTTCACACCCGGGCGGAAATCGTGGAGCTTCATCGCCGCGCCGGTGTGCCGACAATCTATGTAACGCACGATCAGGCTGAAGCGCTGAGCATGGCCGACCGTGTGGCCGTCATGATGGGCGGTAAGTTACTGCAGATTGATACGCCAACTGCGATCTATAATGATCCAAAACATATTGAAGTCGCTCAGTTTATCGGCACACCGCGCATCAATATCCTTGACGCTCTGGTGAGCGACAATGGCATCGTCCATTTTGCTGGCCGCGCGATACTGCAAGGCATCGCTGCACATTCAGGCACGCAAATCCGCGTCGGCATCAGGCCGGAACATTTCCGCATCGTTCCACACGACAGAACCGGTATCACTGCCACGGTTTCGCGGATTGAGTTCCTGGGCTCGGAAGTGTTGATCTATGTAAAAGCTCCCGGCGCGTCACAAGATCTGACGGTCAAGCTTGATCCCGCGAACGCAAAACATATTGCAGCGGGTCTAGCCGTTGGCCTGCATTTTGATGCAGAAAACGCTTATCTTTTTGGTGGCGACGGTCTGCGTCTGCGTCAACCCACAGGAAATGCAATACAACTTGCCCCGCGGGAAAAGGCGCCAGCTCATGTCTGACGCCGCTCTTCCTCACACGGGTTTAACCAACGCTCGCACGGCTGCAGAAAAGGCACGCCGGCGTGAAGAACGCCTTGCCTGGAAGCTTGCGGCACCGGCCATTCTTCTCACAGCACTTTTGATCCTGTTACCGACAGCAGCTGTGATCTTCTGGAGCCTCACCAATTTCGAGTTGGGCTATGATGGCTTTGAATTTATCGGCCTTGATAACTACCGCGAGTTATTCACCGACCGCACGTTTTTGATCTCACTCAAAAACACGGCAGTTTACACAGCCATCGTAGCTCCGGCTTCCGTTTTTCTGGGCCTTGGCGTGGCGCTTCTTATTGAAAGCGAAGTTCGCGGCAAATCATTTTTCCGCACGGTTTACTTCCTTCCTGTCGCTTCGCTTCTCGTCGCCATGGCAACCGTCTGGCAGTATCTACTGCATCCAACGCTTGGTCCGGTAAACGCAATGCTTGGGATGATCGGCATTACCGGTCCCAACTGGCTAGGCTCCAGCGATACCGTGCTCTTTAGCCTTGCACTCATTGGCGTCTGGCAGAGCGTCGGTTTCAACATGGTTCTGTTTCTTGCTGGCCTGACCGCGATACCACGCGAACTTTATTCGGCTGCGGAAGTTGATGGCGTGAAAAGCAGCTGGGAACGGTTTCGTCTGGTCACTTGGCCTCTGCTCGGCCCCACCACGCTGTTTGTAACGACAATCAGCATTATCAATGCAGTCAAAGTCTTTGAGACAGTCAAAACACTGACCGAAGGCGGTCCAAATAAAGCATCCGAAGTGCTGCTCTGGACCATTTATCAGGAAGGCTTTGTCTATCTGCGCGTGGGCTATGCCTCTGCGATGACCGTGATTTTCCTCGCTGTGCTGATCGTTCTGATGATGCTGCAGTTCCGCGTGCTGGACCGTCGTACCCATTATTGAGGAGCCAGAAATGACTTTTGCCCGTTCCTTCCGTCTCGGCTTGCTTTCATTGGGTGCGCTTATTTTTCTGGCACCCTATATCTTCATGCTATCGACGGCCGCCAAATCGCAACAGGATATCTTTTCCTCTTCACTTTCGCTCATTCCGCAAAACTGGGCTCTTTGGGATAACCTCACCAAAGCTTTGACGCGCGTTCCGATGGGACTTCTGCTGTTTAACGGTGTCGTCGTCTGTGGACTGGTTCTCGTCGTACAGGTGGTGATTGCCATACCGTGCGCTTATGCAATGGCAAAGCTGCAGTTTCGCGGTCAGCGCACGATGATGATGCTAGTCATGCTTGGCCTTCTTGTTCCGATCCATGCAACGGCCCTCCCGTTCTATGTCGGCTTCAATCAGCTTGGCGTTCTCAATAGCTACTTCGCACTGAGCGCGCCGTTCTTCATTTCGGTCTTCGGCATTTTCCTGTTTCTACAGTTTTTCCGTGCTCTTCCGGATGACCTCATCAGCGCTGCTCGCCTTGATGGAATGTCCGAAGCAGGCATCGTCATGCGCGTCATTGTTCCAAATGCGTGGCCTGCCATCACCGCTTTCTCGATCTTTTCGGTGGTAGCGCACTGGAACGATCTGTTTTGGCCGCTCATCGTCGTCAATGGCATGGAACGGGCCACACCACCGCTCGGCCTCCTCTATTTCCGCGCAGCAGAAGCTGGCGACGACTATGGCGCACTGATGGCGGCAACGCTCATCATCACCCTGCCGCTTCTCCTCGCATTTCTCGCAGCCCAGCGCCGCTTCATCGAAGGCATTACTTTAACCGGCCTCAAAGGCTGAAATCCTCCCCGCCCTCCCTTATCCTCCCAAGGAGTTAAACCATGAAACGCCTTTCCAGCGCTCTTGCCGCTCTGGCTGTTGCGACCGGCCTCGTCTCTCCGGCTTTCGCAGAAACCACGCTTAACGTGCATTATCCGATGCCCGGCTTCTTTAAAGATGTCATGGCCGACATCTCGAAGAAGTTCATGGAAGAAAATCCAGATATCAAGATCAACTTCGTAAGCCCCTCAGTGACTTATGAAGAAGGCATCCAGACAATCATGCGTCAGGCTGGCACCTCGGAACTGCCAGACATCACCTTCACTGGCTTGAACCGTCTGCGCGTACTGGCTGAACGCAATATCGGCGTCGATATGAAGCCGCTCGTTGATAAGGAAGCAGACCTTGAAGCTCAGGGCTTCACCGATCACCTGCTAAGCCTTGCTCGCGTTGGTGATCGTCAGGTCGGCCTTGCTTTCGCAACGTCAAACCCGATCATGTATTACAATGCCGATCTGGTTAAGGCTGCGGGCGGCAACCCAGATACACCGCCAACCACTTGGGACGAGGTGATCGAGCTCGGCGGCAAAATCAAGGCACTCGGCAACGGCAATGAAGGCATCGACTTCCGCTGGCAGGGTGACGACTGGATGTTCTCAGCGCTGCTTTTCGGCGCGGGCGGCACCATGCTCACTGAAGACGAAAAGAAGGTTGCCTTTAATGGACCGGAAGGCCTTGAAGCCTTCAAACTCGTTGATCGCTTGGTGAAAGAAGGCGGCATGCCAGTTCTGACCAAGGCTGCGGGTGAACAGGCTTTTGCTGCTGGTAAGGTAGGCTTCGCATTCCAGACCACTGGCGCACTGCGCAACACGATCAAGAATGTTGGCGATAAGTTCGATATGCGCACCGCCAAGATTCCACTGCTTAACCCTGAAAAGGGTCGTTTGCCAACGGGTGGTAATGCAGTTGTCATCCTGACCGAAGACCAGGCAAAGCTTGATGCAGCCTGGAAATTTGCCAAATTTGCTGCAGGCCCATACGGCGCATCGGTCGTTGTACCAGGTACCGGCTATGTGCCGAACAATGAACTGGCTGCGAAGTCGGATGAATATCTCGGCAAATTCTATGAAGAAAATCCGCTCTTCAAAGCTGGTCTGAGCCAGATGTCGATCATGATCCCTTGGTATGCATTCCCAGGCTCGAACGGCGTCAAGGTAACACAGACCATTGTCGACAACCTCTCGCGTGTTGTTGAGCAGTCCGCAACGCCTGAAGATGCTCTTGCCGATGCATCGAAAGAAGTTCAGCGTCTGCTGCCACGCAAATAGCTTCACAAAACAAAAAGGCCGCGCGGGATTGTCCAGCGCGGCCTTTTCTTTTCAAAAACGAAGATCAGAAGGTCCAGTTTCTTGCCTTCGAGAACAGGAAATCACGGAAAGCATGAAGCTTGGCAGAATTCTTCAGCGCTTCCGGATAACAGAAGAACGTGTCGAAGGATGGGATTTCCTCAAGCTCAGGCAAAAGCTGAACGAGACCGGATTCCTTGTCCGCCATATAGTCAGGCAACACCGCAATTCCGACACCACGCTGGACCGCACGACGAATGGAAAGCAGATTATTCACCTGCAAAACCGGAATGCGTGAGCTGCCATCGGACCGACCAGCGATCTCGAGCCAGTTCAATCCTGTCAGATAGCTTGGAGCAGGCTCACCGAATGTCACAACCCGATGCTGGTCGATCTCGTCTATGGAATTCAGCTTCCCATATTTCGAGACATAACCCGCAGAGGCATAAACATGCATATGCACGGTGAACAGGCGGCGCTGGATGAGGTCAGGCTGCTGGGGCTGGCGCAAGCGGATTGCGCAATCCGCATGACGCATGGTCAGGTCCAGTTCCTCATTATCGAGGATCAGCTGCAGCTGAATATCCGGGTAAAGCTCGACGAACTCCTGAATGCGCTCGATCAGCCAGCCCGAGCCAAGACCAACCGTCGTGGTCACACGCAGGCGACCCGTCGGCTTTTCCTTGCTTTCCGCAAGTTTGGAGCGGACATTTTCGAGCTTCATCAGCACGTCATGCGCCGTGCGATAGAGCGTTTCGCCTTGTTCCGTCAGAATAAGCCCGCGCGCATGGCGATGAAACAGCGGAACGCCGACATCCTGCTCAAGCGCGCTGACCTGACGCGAAATAGCCGATTGCGACAGATGCAATGTCTGCGCGGCATGGGTAAAGGACCCCGCTTCCGCGGCAGCATGGAATATGCGCAGTTTATCCCAGTCGAGCGGTGCGACCACCTTCTCCCCCTCTCGTTACTCCGCAGCTTCGTGCAGCGGTTCCTGTGCAGCCAACCAGCGCTCTGCTTCCAGAGCAGCCATGCAACCCATACCTGCTGCCGTTACAGCCTGCCGGTAAATATCGTCCGTAACGTCACCGGCGGCAAAAATGCCTGGAACGTCAGTGGCCGTTGAATCAGGCGCAGTCCAAAGATAGCCGTTTGGCTTCTGCTTGAGTTTGCCCTCGAACAAAGAAACAGCAGGTGCGTGGCCAATGGCGATGAAAACGCCATGTACGTCGTGAACAGCCGTTTCGCCCGTGACAACATTCTTGAGGCGCACGCCGGTCACTGTCGCGCCCATCGGCGGCTTGGCCTCGGTGCCGACGATTTCGTCGATGACGCTGTTCCAGACGACCTTAACATTGTCGCGGTTCAGCAGGCGATCCTGCATGATCTTTTCTGCACGGAAGCCTTCGCGGCGATGAACAACGGTTACGCTCTTCGCAATATGCGAAAGGTAAAGTGCTTCCTCGACAGCGGTATTACCGCCACCGACAACCACAACTTCCTTGCCGCGATAGAAGAAACCGTCACAGGTCGCACAAGCTGAAACGCCGCCACCCATGAAGGTCTGTTCGCTCTCAAGCCCCAGCCATTTTGCCTGCGCACCGGTCGCAATGATCAGCGCATCACAGGTGTAAACCGTGCCGGAATCGCCAATCAGGCGGAATGGCCGCGATTTCGTATCGACCTCTGTGATGATGTCATAAAGAATTTCAGCGCCGACATTCTGAGCCTGCGTTGCCATCTGATCCATCATCCATGGACCCTGAACAGGTTCGGCATAGCCCGGATAGTTTTCCACATCGGTGGTGATCATCAGCTGACCACCCTGCTGCAAACCGGTAATGATGATCGGCTTGAGCATGGCGCGCGCTGCATAAATGGCTGCTGTATATCCTGCCGGACCTGAGCCGATGACAATGACGGGCGCGTGACGCTGTGACATGGGTAGTTCTCCGGTCCCAAAAATCGATTTAAATCGCGGACTTCAAGCTTACTAGAATCGCCTTCGCGCTCAGCTCTGCCAATGCCCTGATATTATGGCCAAGGTAGGTCTGCAAACTGGCCATTGCAAGGTTCGACCAGCATTTGAAGCCCGTTAGCCACAGCTTGTGACCTTTCGGCATGGCTATACGTCACACCACATTGCAGCTGGCAATTTCCCGCGTTAAACACACAGGATATGAAGCAGCTTCTAAAAAACGCTGGAGCCGACCGCCATCTATAAGACAGTCGCCAATATCTGTGCGCGTTTCGGCCTTGTTATGGCTGTTGCAATGCTGCTGCCTGCAGCCATCGATCTGCGCGACGGCAGCGATGACTGGCTGATTTTCGTGCGCTCTGCGGCAGCAACCGGCGCGCTATCCGCGCTGATCCTGTTTGCCACACAAAACCAAAACACACGCTTCACACCACGTCTTGGTTTTCTGTTGACTGCCTGCCTTTGGCTCACCGCAAGTTTTCTTGGCTCTATCCCGCTTTATTTTTCACATCTGCCGATCAGCTACGCGACGGCATTCTTTGAGGCCATGTCGGGTGTGACGTCTACAGGAGCTACAGCACTCACAGGCCTTGATGACATGCAGCGCGGTATTCTGCTGTGGCGCTCTCTGCTTTGCTGGATCGGGGGCGTTGGCTTCATCGGCTTGGCCCTCTTAATGCTGCCGTCGTTGCGAGCTGGTGGTCTGGCGCTGTTCCATATGGAAAACTCGGACAAGTCGGAAAAAATTCTGCCGCGCATGAACCAGATCGCGCTTGGCATTATTTTGGCTTATCTCACCCTGACAGCCGCCTGCATGATCGCTTATTTCGCTGTCGGGATGAGCATCTTCGATGCAATCAATCATGGTTTGGCGACGGTTGCGACGGCCGGTTTTTCGACCCATGATAATTCGTTCGGCTTTTATCAAGGCAACCGAATGTTGCTGGTTGTTTCGACAGTTTTCATGGTGCTGTCGGCCCTGCCGTTCGTTTTATACATCAAGGCATTTATGCCACGCCGTACAGAACTGCTGAAAGATCCCCAGGTGAAACTCTTCTTCACCATCGTAATCGGTTTCAGCTTCGTTCTCGCTGTCGTGCTGCGCCTTGGTTCTAACGTTCCATTTGGCGATGCTCTGATTTCAGCTTCGTTCCACTTTGTCTCGGTCATCACAACCACTGGCTTTACAACCGAAGATTACTCACTGTGGGGACCACCCGCGATAGGCATCTTTTTCCTCGCGTCTTTTCTGGGCGGCTGCGCAGGCTCGACGTCCGGCGGCATCAAGATGAACCGTCTCATCATCCTGTGGAGCTTGACACAAGCCAATCTGGCACGCCTCGTCATGCCCCACGCTGTCATCAAAATCCGGTACGGTTCATCAGAAGTGTCTGGCGAGATCGCCCAGAACGTATTGCTCTATCTGTTTCTCTATATCGCATCGCTCATTATCGGCGCGGTTTTGCTCGCTTCACTTGGCCTCGACTTCGTATCGGCCTTCACTGGCGCACTGACCGCATTATCCAATGTTGGCCCCGGATTCGGCGATACAATTGGTCCTGTGGGCAATTTTTCGACGATCCATGACCCCGCACTTTGGGTGCTCTCGTTCCTCATGTTGGTCGGCCGCCTCGAGCTCATAACCATATTTATCCTGTTCACACGTACTTTCTGGATGCGCTAACAACGCTTTAGGCGGTTTACATCCTGTCGTTTCTTTTGGTATGAGCAGGATTAGATTGCGCTATACCAGCGCTGAGTGTTTTATAATTACAACCGACTGAAATATCCTTGCGCGCGGAGTTTTGCATGCCTATCAAGGCTGATCTGGACGATATCGATTGGAAAATCCTTCGGGAGCTCCAGAATGACGGGCGCATCACCAATGTCGAACTCGCTGAACGGGTCGGAATCTCGGCCCCTCCTTGCTTGCGTCGTGTACGCAAACTCGAGGAAAGCGGCGTTATTCGTGGCTATCGCGCAATCCTGAATGGTAATGCGCTCGGCCAGGATCTGGTGGCTTTCTGCTCGGTTGGCTTGCACCGTCAGGCTGATGCCGATCTCAAGGCATTTGCGGAGAAAACGAAGCAGTGGCCTCTGGTACGCCGCGCATGGATGGTTTCTGGCGAATCCGACTTCCTGCTTCATTGCGTTGCACGCGACCTCAACACCTTCCAGAC
The Ochrobactrum sp. BTU1 DNA segment above includes these coding regions:
- a CDS encoding pyridoxal phosphate-dependent aminotransferase; this translates as MAFLADALSRVKPSATIAVSQKARELKAKGKDVIGLGAGEPDFDTPDNIKKAAIDAINRGETKYTPVAGIPELRQAIVAKFKRENGLDYKPEQVIVGTGGKQILFNAFMATLNPGDEVIVPAPYWVSYPEMVAINGGTPVFINTKIEDNFKLTAADLEKAITPKTKWLIFNSPSNPTGSAYSEAELKALTDVLVRHPQVWILTDDMYEHLVYGDFVFTTPAQVEPSLYDRTLTMNGVSKAYAMTGWRIGYAAGPLQLIKAMDMVQGQQTSGACSIAQWAAVEALNGTQDFIPENKKIFQARRDLVVSMLNQATGIHCPTPEGAFYVYPSCAGLIGKKTEAGKVIETDEDFVTELLEAEGVAVVHGSAFGLGPNFRISYATSDELLEEACSRIQRFCASLR
- a CDS encoding metallophosphoesterase, translating into MRIVQITDTHLSPTKSHFNSNWAPLVAWIEEQKPDLIIHTGDLTVDGADMEADLAFCRERIAELTAPVLSLPGNHDIGHLPGSHQPVNIQRLKRWRDHFGPDYWAKDLGDWRIIGLNSLIIGADSAEEEEQFQWLEAELNNSDGKPVAIFAHKPVFVDQPDEGDTGYWGIRPAPRQRLYDLFAANNVKLHASGHLHRAWAGEAYGTSYIWAPAAAFIVGAMERDLPGERILGAAIHDLGETVKSEIVRIEELTPYVIDDVVHEVYPHHTGDGEAEKLAEEATQ
- a CDS encoding ABC transporter ATP-binding protein; the protein is MSTLVLRDISKSYGNNQILDGISIDAAEGEFIALVGPSGCGKSTLLRILAGLDHADEGSIAIAGRDITGAHPADRNMAMVFQSYALYPHLTAAQNIAVPLAMRDMTTLERFPLVGVLVPGQRKKRATIQKQVKATATSLKIDHLLDRKPGQMSGGQRQRVALARALVRQPGAFLMDEPLSNLDANLRVHTRAEIVELHRRAGVPTIYVTHDQAEALSMADRVAVMMGGKLLQIDTPTAIYNDPKHIEVAQFIGTPRINILDALVSDNGIVHFAGRAILQGIAAHSGTQIRVGIRPEHFRIVPHDRTGITATVSRIEFLGSEVLIYVKAPGASQDLTVKLDPANAKHIAAGLAVGLHFDAENAYLFGGDGLRLRQPTGNAIQLAPREKAPAHV
- a CDS encoding sugar ABC transporter permease; the encoded protein is MSDAALPHTGLTNARTAAEKARRREERLAWKLAAPAILLTALLILLPTAAVIFWSLTNFELGYDGFEFIGLDNYRELFTDRTFLISLKNTAVYTAIVAPASVFLGLGVALLIESEVRGKSFFRTVYFLPVASLLVAMATVWQYLLHPTLGPVNAMLGMIGITGPNWLGSSDTVLFSLALIGVWQSVGFNMVLFLAGLTAIPRELYSAAEVDGVKSSWERFRLVTWPLLGPTTLFVTTISIINAVKVFETVKTLTEGGPNKASEVLLWTIYQEGFVYLRVGYASAMTVIFLAVLIVLMMLQFRVLDRRTHY
- a CDS encoding carbohydrate ABC transporter permease, translating into MTFARSFRLGLLSLGALIFLAPYIFMLSTAAKSQQDIFSSSLSLIPQNWALWDNLTKALTRVPMGLLLFNGVVVCGLVLVVQVVIAIPCAYAMAKLQFRGQRTMMMLVMLGLLVPIHATALPFYVGFNQLGVLNSYFALSAPFFISVFGIFLFLQFFRALPDDLISAARLDGMSEAGIVMRVIVPNAWPAITAFSIFSVVAHWNDLFWPLIVVNGMERATPPLGLLYFRAAEAGDDYGALMAATLIITLPLLLAFLAAQRRFIEGITLTGLKG
- a CDS encoding ABC transporter substrate-binding protein, with the protein product MKRLSSALAALAVATGLVSPAFAETTLNVHYPMPGFFKDVMADISKKFMEENPDIKINFVSPSVTYEEGIQTIMRQAGTSELPDITFTGLNRLRVLAERNIGVDMKPLVDKEADLEAQGFTDHLLSLARVGDRQVGLAFATSNPIMYYNADLVKAAGGNPDTPPTTWDEVIELGGKIKALGNGNEGIDFRWQGDDWMFSALLFGAGGTMLTEDEKKVAFNGPEGLEAFKLVDRLVKEGGMPVLTKAAGEQAFAAGKVGFAFQTTGALRNTIKNVGDKFDMRTAKIPLLNPEKGRLPTGGNAVVILTEDQAKLDAAWKFAKFAAGPYGASVVVPGTGYVPNNELAAKSDEYLGKFYEENPLFKAGLSQMSIMIPWYAFPGSNGVKVTQTIVDNLSRVVEQSATPEDALADASKEVQRLLPRK
- a CDS encoding LysR family transcriptional regulator; amino-acid sequence: MVAPLDWDKLRIFHAAAEAGSFTHAAQTLHLSQSAISRQVSALEQDVGVPLFHRHARGLILTEQGETLYRTAHDVLMKLENVRSKLAESKEKPTGRLRVTTTVGLGSGWLIERIQEFVELYPDIQLQLILDNEELDLTMRHADCAIRLRQPQQPDLIQRRLFTVHMHVYASAGYVSKYGKLNSIDEIDQHRVVTFGEPAPSYLTGLNWLEIAGRSDGSSRIPVLQVNNLLSIRRAVQRGVGIAVLPDYMADKESGLVQLLPELEEIPSFDTFFCYPEALKNSAKLHAFRDFLFSKARNWTF
- the trxB gene encoding thioredoxin-disulfide reductase, which produces MSQRHAPVIVIGSGPAGYTAAIYAARAMLKPIIITGLQQGGQLMITTDVENYPGYAEPVQGPWMMDQMATQAQNVGAEILYDIITEVDTKSRPFRLIGDSGTVYTCDALIIATGAQAKWLGLESEQTFMGGGVSACATCDGFFYRGKEVVVVGGGNTAVEEALYLSHIAKSVTVVHRREGFRAEKIMQDRLLNRDNVKVVWNSVIDEIVGTEAKPPMGATVTGVRLKNVVTGETAVHDVHGVFIAIGHAPAVSLFEGKLKQKPNGYLWTAPDSTATDVPGIFAAGDVTDDIYRQAVTAAGMGCMAALEAERWLAAQEPLHEAAE
- a CDS encoding TrkH family potassium uptake protein, with translation MAVAMLLPAAIDLRDGSDDWLIFVRSAAATGALSALILFATQNQNTRFTPRLGFLLTACLWLTASFLGSIPLYFSHLPISYATAFFEAMSGVTSTGATALTGLDDMQRGILLWRSLLCWIGGVGFIGLALLMLPSLRAGGLALFHMENSDKSEKILPRMNQIALGIILAYLTLTAACMIAYFAVGMSIFDAINHGLATVATAGFSTHDNSFGFYQGNRMLLVVSTVFMVLSALPFVLYIKAFMPRRTELLKDPQVKLFFTIVIGFSFVLAVVLRLGSNVPFGDALISASFHFVSVITTTGFTTEDYSLWGPPAIGIFFLASFLGGCAGSTSGGIKMNRLIILWSLTQANLARLVMPHAVIKIRYGSSEVSGEIAQNVLLYLFLYIASLIIGAVLLASLGLDFVSAFTGALTALSNVGPGFGDTIGPVGNFSTIHDPALWVLSFLMLVGRLELITIFILFTRTFWMR
- a CDS encoding Lrp/AsnC family transcriptional regulator, whose translation is MPIKADLDDIDWKILRELQNDGRITNVELAERVGISAPPCLRRVRKLEESGVIRGYRAILNGNALGQDLVAFCSVGLHRQADADLKAFAEKTKQWPLVRRAWMVSGESDFLLHCVARDLNTFQTFVIEELTAAPNVDSVRTALTIRPVKDEPLMIL